A segment of the Littorina saxatilis isolate snail1 unplaced genomic scaffold, US_GU_Lsax_2.0 scaffold_339, whole genome shotgun sequence genome:
ATGACAAGGACAATGAAGGAAGAACAGGCCTTTTAGTGGCGTGTGCAGTGGGACAAGGAAACATCGCTGATCTGCTGATTGACCTTGGTGCTGATGTCAATGCCACAGTAGCTTCACGGTGGGACGGTCCTCAAACACCGTTGTTCTTTGCTTGCCATACGGGTCTTATACGTACAGTTGAGCTGCTCTTAAAACACAACGCCGTCATCGATGCAATAAATGAGTGGAAACAGACAGCCCTTCACTGTGCGTGTGAGGGTAAATCCCCCACAGCCAGCGCCGACATCACCCGTCTCCTGCTGGACGCTGGGGCTGATGTCAATGCACAGGATATGTGGGGCAGGACACCGCTACACAACGCAGCATGTAGGGGCAACACAGAAACTCTGAGACGGTTGATTCATCATGAAGCTGACCTGAATGCAACAAACAATGAGGGCAGAACGCCCTTACGCTGCGCATACACGGCAAGCAAACCTGGTATCATCATCACCCAGCTTGTAGAAGCAGGAGCGGAGATAGGCCGTGTTCACCAGGCAGTGGTGCGTGGTGATGTTGACGCCTTGATGACTCTCCTCCAACAGGGAGCTGACGTGAACCAGCACGACACCAGTATGGGCTGTAGTCCGCTGCACGCTGCCTGTCTGTTGGGGCGCCTTGACATTGTTACCTGCCTGACTCAACACGGGGCGAAGGTGAATGCTGTGGATGACTTTAATAGAACACCTCTACACTATGCCTGTCATACATGTGTTGCTGACATCGTTTCCTACCTGACTCAACACGGCGCTCAGGTGGATACTGTGGATAATATTAATAGAACACCTCTACACTATGCCTGTGCTGCTGGCCAAACACATGTAGCGCGACAACTCATTGATGAAGGAGCCGATGTGAATGCAAGGGACAGGTCTCAGTCAACACCCCTCGATAAAGCTGCTGATAAGGGAAACATTGAGAtagttgtctgtctgttagaACATGGTGTTCAGGTTAATGCAACTGCTGATGACATCACACCGCTACACAGAGCCTGTGAGAATGGTCTTACTGAGACAGCGCAATGtctcctgcagcatggagccaaagtgaacgctgtatcaaagtatggcacaccgctacacacagCCTGTGGGAATTGTCACAGTGAGACAGCGCAGTAtctcctgcagcatggagccGACGTGAACGCTGTATCATATTTTGATAAAACACCGCTACACGCAGCCTGTAGGaatggtcacactgagacagctcagtgtctcctgcagcatggagccGACGTGAACGCTGTATCAGAGTGGAATGAGACACCGCTACACACAGCCTGTGTAGatggtcacactgagacagctcagtatctcctgcagcatggagccAAAGTGAACGCTATATCACAGTTGTGtggcacaccgctacacacagCCTGTGAGAAGGGTCACACTCAGACAGCTCAGTGTCTCCTGAAGCATGGAGCCGACGTGAACGCTGTATCAGAGTTGCGtggcacaccgctacacacagcctgtgagaatggtcacactcagacagcTCAGCGtctcctgcagcatggagccGACGTGAACGCTGTATCAGAGAGGTATGGCACACCGCTACACAGAGCCTGTGGGAAAGGTCACACTCAGACAGCTAAGTAtctcctgcagcatggagccAAAGTGAACGCTGTATCACAGTTGAGTGGCACACCGCTACACAGAGCCTGTGCGAATGGTCACAGTGAGACAGCTCAGTGTCTCCTGGAGCATGGAGCCAAAGTGAACGCTGTATCACAGTTGAGTGGCACACCGCTACACAGAGCCTGTGGGaatggtcacactgagacagctcGGTGTCTACTGCAGCATGGAGCCGACGTGAACGCTGTATCAGAGTGGAATGGCACACCGCTACACAGAGCCTGTGGGaatggtcacactgagacagctcGGTGTCTTCTGCAGCATGGAGCCAACGTGAACGCTATATTAGAGTGGAatggcacaccgctacacggAGCCTGTAAGAATGGTCACACTGCGACAGCTCAGTGTCTTCTGCAGCATGGAGCCAACGTGAACGCTGTATCAGAGGGGAATAAGACACCGCTACACACAGCCTGTGAGAATGGTCACACTGCGACAGCTCAGTGTCTTCTGCAGCATGGAGCCAACGTGAACGCTGTATCAGAGCGGTATGGAACACCGCTTGACGTGACCAGACAGTTCGCACGGCACCGTCACGACGTGCTGACGTTGCTTGTCCAACACGGTGCTGTCAGCAGAAATCCGGTCACAGGGACAGCACGAATTGGCCGAATAATGTATGCTTTGTTTGACGGTTTCCGTTGACTGGATGACATTTGTTATTTTCTGTTACTGCGTTCTGGGATCAGGTTAGGTTCTAGGTGCTAGGTCCCCCATTTCCCCGtgccctatcccaccatgttttggagtctccatccattaAATCACAAATAACACCAATGCAACATGTGATATTTTTCCCATCGTGTTCATTTGTTTCTGTACATTTTGGAGCTATTGACCGAATTTGAATACCTGTTTTATACGGAGGTAAATTCCGTTCACTAATATATGGTCAATTGTACTACCCAGCACAgtcagttgtctgtctgttcctcaAAAACAGTTCGTGTTTTGAATTATGCATTAATGCCCGGTCACATAGCCTaaaagtcgcgtaaacgcatgaatcacgcaTAACATTTGGTTGTGCGTGCTTGTCGGTCGAGAATTTGACCATTTTCGCTGATTTACGCGATGAAAACCACTAACAAACCACGCACTACAGCGCATAGGCACGCAAAGGTCCACGGAAAACCACGTACAATCTGCGCACTATCACTAATGAACTGCGTATGAATCGCGCATGATCTGCAGTATTGCGCTGTTTTACGTAATTTCTGTGTAGTTTGCGTAGTTCTTACGCGAACAATGCGCGAAACATGCGTCATATGTCTGCTACTCGTCAGTGGAAAGTCGTCGATGAACGCGATAGCGGCAACATTTTCGCGAACGATCACTGATATTCCACGCATATTTCGCGCATTGTTCGTGTAAGAACTACACAAACTACGCAGAAATTACGTAAACCAGCGCAATACTGCGTAAACTCTCACGCGAAGCCGAGTTTTGAGCTGCTCAAAACCTGGAATCGCGTAAAGCGCCGATCCGGCGAACATCGGCGGACAACTACGGAGCTTCCACGTCAGACAAACTGATGAAATGCGCAAATCGCGCATGTATCGCGTAAGGATCGAATTTCGtgcgtgattcatgcgtttacgcgacttttgggctgtgCGACCGGGCCTATGGTTACATGAAATGTAGGAgagtaaaacaaaccaacaaagcacCACGCATTTTGGTCATGGTAAGAGGGATATGGAGACAATGCGCTTATGAATTAACTAGAGTTACTCCTTTCCCCGGCCCCCACCTCTACCCCTCCCTACCGGCTGATATCACTGAGGAACTGTGGGGGTACTTAGATCAGTTTATCCTCCACATTCTACCACAGCAAGTCAAGATACTGTGATTTTTTCACAGGTTGACTAATGTTTTTGCTCTGATAAAAATGTCATTGACATCCTTTCACTTGTCATGCTGTAAACGAGAGAAACTTAATATCTgtgattgttttgttgttgttttttatttgttaatTTTTCCCTTTTATTGGGGGGGCCGGGGGGATGTGTTTAGTGGGGGAAGGTGGGTATGTGGTCTTGATCCACGAACTGAACAGATTATCTTGTTGCACTCGGTAGGGAAAAGAGctttatttcaaaaaaagtgattgTATTCAAACACATAGAGGATATACTACGTAAAAGCAACTTACCCAGTTTTTGTTGTTATGAGCAGTACAAGTTTAAGTTATAAGGCAACATAACAAACAACCATCCAATAGTTGTGAGGGGTGATGATATCAAACAACCATCCAATAGTTGTGAGGGGTGATGATATCAAACAACCATCCAATAGTTGTGAGGGGTGATGATATCAAACAACCATCCAATAGTTGTGAGGGGTGATGATATCAAACAACCATCCAATAGTTGTGAGAGGTGATGATAACAAACAGTATAGCTCTTTGTCTTCCCATTCCTCTTACCATGACCAACATGCGTGgtgctttgttggtttgttttacttTCCTACATTTCATTTCACCATAGGTTAGAACCCATTCCTCTTACCATGACCAACATGCGTGgtgctttgttggtttgttttacttTCCTACATTTCATTTCACCATAGGTTAGAACCCATCCCACTTAAGTGTATTAATGTGTTCATAAGTCGTGGAGGCGGACAAAATAGTGAGAGGGAAGTTATGAATAAGTCATGTAtatgtgggttttgtttgtgtgtgtgtaaacccAATCAAATGATGCTGTACATGTGCATGAAAAGTGCAAAGGATTTACATTTTCTTTACGTTATTTTGAAATGTATATATTACATGGTCACCCAAAGTCGGACAGatgtttacttctttttaacaaaaatacAACGGCATGACTGTATAATTACCAAATATCATTCTTAGAATAAAACGATGTGTCTAATTCACTAACTGTTACTATCGCGGTAACAGTACTGTACGTCTCGTCCGTTTACCTTTAACACACATAATTACATTCGGTGTCGACCACGGAAGCAAGTGTGAACTTTGGGACAGGTGAGATGCAGATTCACACGATCCTTGTTCGTGTTTTCTGACACAGTAGTACGACACCCGACTGGTGAACACGTGACTGCACGCTCTGTTGATCTTCTGACTGTATGTTATGCtgattgtggtgtgtgtgtgaataacaCCTGAGAGGGGAACATCTTAGTGGTAAACACTTGACTGGATAACACCTGACTGATGCACACCTGACTGATCAACACCTGGCTGAACTTTCTGTTGTTATTCTGACTGTGGTTGAGGTGTCACGCGATTTGCTGGAGACGTTGCCAACATATTTCAGTTGTGAAGTGAAAAGTATTTCTGCATTGACAAGTCACCATCTGTGGCACATTGTGGCAAGGTTTGATGTTACATGTCTTTGTAAGGCATTGTTCTTTTGTAATGAAGTGATCATGTCAGattacgattttttttttttgctagTATTTTGTGTGTAATTGTTCAATTTGATTCAGATGTGTAAAATGTATCTATAACACTGTACAAACGACGCTTAATTGGAACTGCTTTATATTTAATCTTGTAAAGAATCTTGTTACCGTTATTTTCTGTAACGTTTTACATTTCTGCAGATATGTGTTATCTATGTGTGTATCTTGGGTTGTCAGCTTTGTAGACACGCATTGATGTTTTTATTTCGTAACAAGGTTTTTGAAATTGTTCAGGTTTTTGTAGCATGAAGCTCTGTACTAATTGTGCTTTCTTCAATTTTTTTGTGCGTTAGCAGATATAGCAACATTGTTTGAACACTTTAAGTCCATTATTATTTCATATACATGTTAACGAATGTTTACCTGTGGAATTAAACACTACGTTGTCAACTCTAATCAAGGTGCCGACGGTCAAGGTGAAAAGACGAGCATTTGAAACACATCCTCCCGTATGTGCACGTACCCTCAAGGAAGTAGAGAACATGTgtggttgcttccctttgtgtcAAGAGACCTGAACTTGTTGCGTGTGTGATATGAGATAAGACAGTGGAACAAAGTtgcttattttgttgttgttgttgctgtgttgttgttggtgttgttgctgtgttgttgatgtgttgttgttgctgttgttgtgtggggctgttgctggtgttgtaAGATGTCTAATGTTTTTGTAAAAGAGGCAGGGCAATGACGAGGAGGTGCATATTGCTTGTCTGTTGATAAGTTTTTGATTGGTTTTGTTATTTGtgtggttgtagttgttgtgTTGGTTTGGTGGCgttttgttgcttttgtttgtgtttagcTGTACACTAACAAAGACTAACACCTACTTATGAAAGTAAatgacttttttgtgtgcaaaaaaacagcaattaaaacaaaaattacttGAAAATTATGCATGGACAAATGTATGATGGTTGTTAATGAGTTGGGGGAAATGTTTTATGAACCTTTTCTGGATGTATTATATGTCAACATTTACATCACTATTGCAGGAGGAAGTTAGGTTGTGATCTGTTTCCTGTTTTTCCCGAATGCCcccaattcccccccccccccccccccctccctaaacTCCCACACCCCAACCCCGAGCAGTTAATTGTAATAAGACCTTGGCCATGTGTCTTTGTATTCAGGCTTATTGAAGAAGTATCATCTATGTGTTTTATCAGAATAAGCGTGGGGACTGTGACGCCCCTtccccccacgggttagggggaagaatttacccgatgctccccagcatgtcgtaagaggcgactaacggattctgtttctccttttacccttgttaagtgtttcttgtatagaatatagtcaatttttgtgaagattttagtcaagcagtatgtaagaaatgttaagtcctttgtactgaaaacttgcattctcccagtaaggtaatatattgtactacgttgcaagcccctggagcaaatttttgattagtgcttttgtgaacaagaaacaattgacaagtggctctatcctctctccccctttccccgtcgcgatatagccttcgtggttgaaaacgacgttaaacaccaaagaaagaaagaaaaagaaaagtgacGCCCCTTGATCGTCATTGTCTTGTTGTTACTTTTGACTCTGCATTTCTTAAGTGCATGATGCTGTATATCATCTGCTTGTATTTTGTTAATCTATTTTTACGTGTTGTCAAGGAAACGCTTCTGGGAACT
Coding sequences within it:
- the LOC138956860 gene encoding ankyrin-1-like; this translates as MTGGESEMQQLHFLCNLSIPIPSTLIEAKVSNDAVIVQVRDRGDWYLALRLLADREVDETDRDGNTLLHIAADKGNLEATTLAVKSGASLTKTNNKGLTPYQLAQRRRKELNNATDRDKMAFDLFSAIRGGKDVTVKTLLCHGSSVHDKDNEGRTGLLVACAVGQGNIADLLIDLGADVNATVASRWDGPQTPLFFACHTGLIRTVELLLKHNAVIDAINEWKQTALHCACEGKSPTASADITRLLLDAGADVNAQDMWGRTPLHNAACRGNTETLRRLIHHEADLNATNNEGRTPLRCAYTASKPGIIITQLVEAGAEIGRVHQAVVRGDVDALMTLLQQGADVNQHDTSMGCSPLHAACLLGRLDIVTCLTQHGAKVNAVDDFNRTPLHYACHTCVADIVSYLTQHGAQVDTVDNINRTPLHYACAAGQTHVARQLIDEGADVNARDRSQSTPLDKAADKGNIEIVVCLLEHGVQVNATADDITPLHRACENGLTETAQCLLQHGAKVNAVSKYGTPLHTACGNCHSETAQYLLQHGADVNAVSYFDKTPLHAACRNGHTETAQCLLQHGADVNAVSEWNETPLHTACVDGHTETAQYLLQHGAKVNAISQLCGTPLHTACEKGHTQTAQCLLKHGADVNAVSELRGTPLHTACENGHTQTAQRLLQHGADVNAVSERYGTPLHRACGKGHTQTAKYLLQHGAKVNAVSQLSGTPLHRACANGHSETAQCLLEHGAKVNAVSQLSGTPLHRASRCLLQHGANVNAILEWNGTPLHGACKNGHTATAQCLLQHGANVNAVSEGNKTPLHTACENGHTATAQCLLQHGANVNAVSERYGTPLDVTRQFARHRHDVLTLLVQHGAVSRNPVTGTARIGRIMYALFDGFR